In Pseudophryne corroboree isolate aPseCor3 chromosome 3, aPseCor3.hap2, whole genome shotgun sequence, a genomic segment contains:
- the LOC135054706 gene encoding uncharacterized protein LOC135054706, whose amino-acid sequence MSRLGMAECFGGMGAFFQAPYSSLKTCTSFIFIMGNKKRKPKWTVTVRKNMHTAGMYSKHSMRTPLIKGFRNYLVKTLEVCNSKQEVENVARYLYFMDPQKASMEFVENIEKTNLYFTKLGETGLCSQTQFNYLKSIRRFIQYQTTATNLGATDPQLFQACRHFLKVINAIQKKLCKGVSREKVIKKYKRLTKDPLQPLDCNQLLDVAKPDFLNCIYRADIGDKLLVKDKICILYYLEALLILKHLQRPGVVANMTVEEWHERVRHTFTSECISEILVIIGVKNHKTAANQVETFALTEEEEMWFKTYFDVVRPSLVKEDNPQEAFFISTSGNKIYKVSNDLRHFHVKHRLQNITSQMVRRACETWILSQYSDVQKSLFAKYLGHTNLTADRHYREKTLHNICLGSRLVTQLGYKSEGVDTQKSSGEELQDQSLSHWHHCKKERKDRHYKKRVKNIIRAFPAQRPSIVKLTKYIKKKKWKFSVNEVKLLVETWKPRPFQCWKHCKDLKKHIRLQNWKGLKTTTDKESGRKKVKSKRAFLKGEAICDFHGEQIGAKKGRKMQKNKKNCHDLYFYKDTEGKSWCINPSCTCHTRTYSKLMWKSSTEFNVIPTYTTKFGILLLAAENIPANQNLKYYVEK is encoded by the exons ATGagcagacttggcatggctgaatgCTTTGG GGGGATGGGTGCATTCTTTCAAGCACCTTATAGCTCTCTGAAAACATGTACAAGTTTCATTTTCATCATGGGGAACAAGAAAAGAAA ACCCAAATGGACTGTGACAGTGCggaagaatatgcacacagctggaaTGTATTCCAAGCATTCTATGCGTACACCATTAATAAAGGGTTTCAGGAATTATTTGGTGAAGACATTGGAAGTGTGCAACAGCAAACAAGAg gtggaaaatgttgcacGGTATTTGTATTTCATGGACCCACAAAAAGCTTCCATGGAGTTTGTGGAGAACATAGAAAAAACTAATCTCTACTTCACAAAGCTTGGAGAAACAGGTCTCTGTAGCCAAACACAATTTAATTATTTAAAAAGTATACGGAGATTTATACAATATCAGACAACAGCCACCAATCTTGGAGCAACTGATCCACAGCTATTTCAAGCCTGCAGACATTTTCTTAAAGTAATCAATGCAATTCAGAAAAAACTGTGTAAAGGTGTATCGAGGGAAAAGGTCATCAAAAA GTACAAAAGATTGACAAAAGATCCATTGCAGCCACTGGATTGTAATCAGCTACTAGATGTTGCAAAACCAGATTTCCTGAATTGCATCTACAGGGCTGATATCGGTGATAAACTGTTGGTCAAAGATAAGATCTGTATTCTGTACTATCTAGAGGCATTACTTATCTTGAAACACCTCCAAAGACCTGGAGTGGTTGCTAATATGACT GTTGAGGAATGGCATGAAAGGGTTCGTCACACCTTCACATCAGAATGTATTTCCGAAATCCTTGTTATCATAGGAGTTAAAAACCATAAAACTGCTGCAAATCAAGTGGAGACGTTTGCGCTCACAGAAGAAGAAGAAATG TGGTTCAAAACTTATTTTGATGTGGTACGGCCTTCATTAGTAAAAGAAGATAATCCCCAAGAAGCATTTTTTATATCAACATCgggaaataaaatatataaagttTCTAACGACCTTCGTCACTTTCATGTAAA GCATAGACTGCAAAATATTACAAGCCAGATGGTACGGAGGGCATGTGAAACTTGGATTTTATCTCAGTACTCTGATGTTCAGAAGAGTCTCTTTGCCAAATATCTGGGACATACCAACTTGACAGCAGATCGACATTATAGGGAAAAGACATTACATAACATATGTCTTGGCTCAAGACTGGTCACCCAGCTTGGATATAAGAGTGAAGGAGTGGACACACAAAAAAGTTCAGG GGAAGAACTTCAAGACCAATCATTGTCACATTGGCATCACTGTAAAAAAGAAAGGAAAGATCGACACTATAAGAAGAGAGTAAAGAATATAATCA GGGCATTCCCAGCACAGCGCCCATCAATTGTCAAGttaacaaagtacataaaaaaaaaaaaatggaaatttaGTGTAAATGAGGTAAAACTTCTTGTGGAAACATGGAAGCCCAGGCCATTTCAGTGTTGGAAACACTGCAAGGATTTGAAAAAACATATCCGCTTGCAGAATTGGAAAGGGCTGAAAACTACCACAGATAAAGAAAGTGGAAGAAAGAAAGTGAAGTCTAAGAGGGCTTTCCTTAAAGGGGAAGCAATATGTGACTTCCATGGAGAACAGATAGGTGCCAAAAAAggcagaaaaatgcaaaaaaataaaaagaactgtCATGACCTCTATTTTTATAAGGATACAGAAGGCAAGTCATGGTGTATCAATCCATCCTGTACATGCCACACTCGGACATATTCCAAATTAATGTGGAAATCCAGTACAGAATTTAATGTGATCCCAACATACACAACCAAATTTGGTATTCTCCTCCTAGCTGCAGAAAACATTCCAGCCAATCAGAATTTAAAATATTATGTTGAAAAATAG